CTGCCGCATTCTGCGCGGTAGCAGGGAAATAGCCGAGAGCCGCCAGGCGATCCGCGCGAGTCACTCCGAAAGCGATGCCTGGTACGGGTGGCCGGTGAACGCGACCTTGCCGGTCTCGACCTCGACGTAGGTGTAGTTGACGAAGACGCGGTGGCGTTTGCCCGGGACGATCTTGGCCTCGTCGGCCGCCGGGAAGCGGACCTGGACCGTCCCCGGCGTCGGACTGCCGGGCAGGGCGGTCAGGACGAAGACCCCTTCGTGGCCGAACAGCGTCGAGGCCCGGAGGGTGCCCTCGAAGAACGAGCCGAACCGCAGGATCAGTTCGCCCTTCTCGACGCGTCGCTGGATTTCCTTGTCGAGGTGATGCTGGCCTGAGAGGGTCCCGGTGGGTCCGGCTACTGGTGAGTGGGACACCGCGGCACCGCAACCGGTCGAGACCAGCAGGAGGGCGGAGAGCGAAAAGTGGCGTAAAAACGTCATCATGGGGCTCCTTTCTTCGGTCGATCATGCCGGTTCCGAGAGTCAAGTTCAGGCGACTGTTTTTTGCCATGGCGACAACCAGTGGTTGTCACTCGCTCCAACCTTAGCGGGAGCTTTTTCTCGGCTTTACCCTCTCCCGCCCCCGCCGGCCGACAATTCGGTAGACCTATGGTTAGGACATGGCTCGTGACGTTGGCGGCTCTGGGAGCCCTGGTCGGTTGCGGTTCGCAGGCGGCCTCGGCGCCCAAGGCGACCAATGCCAGATACCAGGTGACGCAGCCGCCCCGGCCCGCGCCAGCTGCGCCTGCCGCGCCCGGAGCGCCGGCGGCCGGCAACCCCGACGACATCGCCAAGAACCCCTTCGTGGTCTGGGTCAAGCGGACCTATCCCGGCCAGGCCGCCACGATCATCACGAACTACATGAAGCAGGACGGCAAGGCGGATCCCGATCGCGACCTGCTGCGCAAGCAGGCCGTCGACCAGTGCGCCGCCGAACTCTTCAAGCAAGTTTCCATCAGCCTGCCCAAGGGCCTGGTGGCCAAGAAGGTCGCCAACACCGTGCAGGTGTCGGGCACCACCGAGTTCCAGGGCCAGAAGATCGCGGTGCGCTTCGAGTTCCGCGTGTCGCTGCTCGGTTCGGGCCTCCTGATGATCGACGTGCCCCCGACGTCCGTGTACGCGGGGTCGGCCAACGATAGCTGGCTGGTCGAACTCTTCGGCGGCGACATCCGCGCCAAGGCCCACGCCGAGATCGTCAAGGCTCTCGACAAGGAAGGCCCGCCCAACGAGGCGCGCACCCCCGGCCTCAAGTACCAGAAGGGCGGCGTGTTCCTCATCGACCCGGGCGTGGCCTTCGTCAACATGCCGAGTTGAGAGCGGGGCCCCCGGAGCCGGCGCCGCGAAGCAAGGCCGGCCACGGCGACCCACGACACACGCTGGCAGTCGCGGCCGGCCGGGTCTAGCATGTCTTCCATGCCGACCCTGACCGAAATGGACCAACAGATCGCCGCCCGCCGCCAGGACTTCGAGGCGGCCATCCGCAGCGGGGTCGAGATCCCCACGGTGTCGATGGATCCCGACCGCAGGGGCGACATCCGGCGCGGCGCCGAATGGGCGGCGGGTTTGCTGCGCGATTTCGGCGCCGAGGCCCGCATCGTCGAGACGCCCGGCCACCCGGTCGTTCACGGCCGCCTGGCCACGCCGGGCGCGAAGCGCTCGCTGGCCATCTACAACCACCTGGACGTCCAACCGGCCAACGAGCCGGAGTGGCGCAGCGATCCGTTCAAGCTCGTCGTGGACGGCGAGCGCTACATCGGCCGGGGGGCCACCGACGACAAGGGGCCGGCCCTGACGGCGCTCTTCGCCGCGGCAATGGCGCGCGAGGCCGGCGTTCCGCTCGACATCCACTTTTTCTGGGAGTTCGAGGAAGAGATCGGCAGCCCGCACTTCGAGACGTTCCTGCAGTCGGCGCCCAGGGTAGACAGCGTGCTGGTCTCCGACACCATCTGGATCAGCCGCGGCAAGCCGGCCGCTCCGCTGGGGCTGCGCGGCATGCAGACCGTGCGCCTCGTCCTGCGCACCGGCACGAACGACGCCCACTCCGGCCTCACGGGCGGCCCCGCCCGCAATCCGGTGGCCGAAATGTGCGATCTGGTCGCGGCCCTCTGCGATGCGCACACCGGCGAGGTCAAGATCCCCGGATTCTACGACGAGGTGCGGCAGACCACGGCCGAGGAGATAGAGGGCTTCCTGGCGTCGGGCTTCGATCCGAAGGAGTTCCAGCGGGTGCACGGGTTCCGGTCGCTCCGCTACACCGAGGCGGCCGACATCACGCGCCGCATCTGGGCCTTGCCGACCCTGGAAGTGCACGGCATCGCCGGCGGCTACCAGGGCCCCGGCGTGAAATCCGTGATTCCGCCCTGGGCCGAGGCCAAGCTGAGCATGCGCCTGGTGCCCGACATGACGCCCCAGCGGGCCCTGGCCCGGCTCACCAGCTTCGTGGTCGCGGCCAACCCCGACGTGGAGATCCACGCGGAAGCCGCCCTGGAGCCGTATCTGGCGCCCAGCGGCGGGCCGTACGTCGCGGCGCTCGAGCGCGCCATGAGCGAGGGCTTCGGCGCCGAACCGGCTTTCGTCCGCGAGGGCGGCAGCATCGGGGCGGTCGTGCAGATGCAGCGCGCGCTCGGCTGCCCGGTCATGTTCCTCGGCCTGTCGCTGCCAGAGCACGGCTACCACGCCCCCAACGAGTTCTTCGACTGGCAGATGGCCGCCGGCGGGATGAAGGCCTTCCTGGCGTACTTCCGCGAAGTCGCGGCGCTTTGACCACTCGGCGGCCGAAGGCGGCCGGACGGGCGGGGCGGCGGCCGACGAGACCGGCGCCCCAGGCGCCCCCGGCGGAATGACCCACCGAGCGCCACCGAATTAGAAGCTTCCTATGAACCCGCCGACCAACGGCCACCATCCTAGCCGCCTCAACCCCCTGGCTGTCACGGTCCGGGCCGAGACGCCCGGCGACCGCGTGGCGATTCGCGAAGTGCTGCAAGCGGCCTTCGGCCAACCGGGCGAAGCTGACCTGGTCGATCGCATCCGGCAGAGCGGCGCGTTCCTTCCAGATCTCTCCCTCGTGGCCGATAGCGGGGAGGGAATCGTGGGCCACGTGCTTTTCAGCCAGGTGCCCGTGCGAGTGAGGATGCTGTACGTGCAGGCCCTGGCGCTCGCCCCCCTGGGCGTGCGGCCGGACGTGCAGCGCCGCGGCGTGGGCGCGGCTCTCGTGGAGGCGGGCCTCGACCGGGCACGCCGGACCCGCTTCCCGTTCGTGGTGGTCGTGGGAGACCCGCGCTATTACACGCGGTTTGGCTTCAAGCCGGCCCGCCCGAACCTGGAGGCCAACTTCGACTTCCCGTTCGAGGCGTTCCAGGTCGCCGAACTGCGCTCCGGCAGCCTCAAAGGATTACAGGGGCGGGTAGAGTACCCGCCCCTGTTTGGCCAGGTGTAAGCCGACTACATCCGGCCGCCGACCTTGAACATCGCGGTCCAGGGCAGCGCGGCCTTGCCGGGGTTCATGAAGCCGTAGCCGGCTTCGGCGCCGATCTCAAGGGTCATGTTGCCCATCGGCATGCCGAGTCCGGCTTCCAGGAGGGCGCCGGCGTCCATGCTCGGCGAGGCGGTGCCCGCGCCGAGGCCGTAGCCGCCGTACAGGCCCAGACCGCCGAAGATGCCGGCCTGGCCCTTGACTTCCTTGCGGAGGGTGATAGGCAGCTTGATGGCGCTCTGGTAACCCATGCCGTAGGTGAACCGGGGCATGAGGACCACGTTCATCGGGCCGCCCATATCCCAGTCGAGGTTGAGGCCGACGGCCGGGCCCCAGGTGGGCAGGCTGTTATCGGTTTCGAAGCCGGCATAGGCGCCCCAGGTGAGGCCGCCACCGCCGCCGCCCATGGTCGGGGAGGACATCTTCATCTGCGCTAACGCGGGGCCGGCGATCAGGGCAACCGACGCGATCGTGGCGAAGGTGACTACTGGTCGGAACAAGGCAAGGCTCCTTTCGAGAATGGTCGCTTGCCTCAGTTTACCCTAGTTATGGGGTCAATCAGGTGATGCATGTCCAGGAACCCGCGGGCAAGGTCCTTGGCGCGTCCCCTGTTGACGTCCATCTCGTAGTTCAGCGCGGTGATGGCGTCGTCGGTGACTTTCGCGGCCACGGCGTCGAGCGTTTCGCGAATGCGCCCGAAGCGCTCGAGGGTCGCGGCGCGAAACACCGGCGCGGGGTGATAAGCCGGGAAATAGCGCCGATCGTCGGCCAGGCGCATGAGGCCGAAAGCCGGTATGCGGCCGTCGGTGCTGTAGCCGATGCCCGCATCCAGGTGATCGTCCCGCAGGGCCTGGTAGATCAGTCCCGCGTTCAGTTGCTTGATTTCAGCAGAAACTCCGTAAATTTTAAGGAGCCCCGGCAGGCCGTCGGCCCGGGCGGCGAACTCGGGATCCGATCCGAAGCGCAGGGACCTGTGGCGCGCAAGGTCGGATACGGTCCTGACGCCCCAGGCCGCGGCCTTCTCGGCCGACATCAGCACGGTGTAGGTGTTGTTCAGCGCCCAGGGCTTCAGCCAGACCAGGCCATCAGTCGCGTCCCGGCTTCGCGCCTCTTCCCAGCCGCGCGTGGCGTCGGCCAGCAACGCCGGGTCGGCGAGCTTGAAAAAGTTGACCAGGGCCGTGCCGGTGTACTCGATGTAGGTGTCGATTTCGCCCGAGCGCAGGGCCTGGCGAAGGATCAGCGTCGGGCCCATCTCGATGCGATCCTCAACCCGCAGGCCCGCGCGCTCCAGCAGCAGCAACTGGATGTAGCCCAGCAACGCTCCCTCGCTGAAGGCCTTGGAGCCGACGCGGATCACGTCGGGCGCCCGCGGGTCGCAGCCCTGGAGACCAAGGAGAAGCCCGACCAGCACCGCCAGAAAGCCTCGGCGGGCAACCGTCATGCCCGCACCTCCGCGGGAACGAGGCGCCGCTCGAGAGCACCCAGACCCAGGTCCGCGCCGATCGCCAGGAGCGCGGTGGGGATCGCCCCGGCCAGCGTGAGATCGAGCGAACTGGTGCTGACCCCCTGGAAGATGAGGTTGCCGAGGCACGGCGCGCCGATTTCGGCGGCCAGGGCGGCGGTGCCGATGGTGAGCACCACGCAGGTGCGCAGGCCGCCGAGCATGACGGGAAGGGCGAGCGGCCACTCGACCGCGGCCAGGATCTGCCCGGGCGACATGCCGAGGCCGGCGGCGGCCTCCAGCAGGTCGGCCGGAACGCCCTCGAAGCCGGCCACCGTGTTGTGGAGCACGGGCAGGAAACCGTACAGCACCAGTGCCAGCAGCGCCGGCGCCCAGCCGAGGCCCAGGGCGATCATCGCCAGCGCGATCACCGCCAGGCTGGGGATGGTCTGCGCCATGCCCGCGGCGGCCAGCACCGCGTCCGCAAGCCGCTTGCGCCCCGGCCGCGTGACATAGACTCCCAGCGGTATGGCGATCGCCGCCGACAACGCCACCCCGGCCGCCGAGAGCGCCAGGTGCGCCGCCGCGAGCCGCCCGACCTCGGCCGGATCAACCATGCGCGAGGAGCTCCGCCGCGGCCGCCTCGAGCTTGTCGGGGCACCTCAGCCGGGCAAGCCGGGTCAGGCGATCCCCCCCGAGGAAGTCCGCCACGAAAGCGGTGGCGGGCTCCGCCAGCAAGTCTGCCGGGGCACCGCTCTGCTCGACGCGGCCGGCGTTGAACAGCGCCACGCTATCGCCCAGGCGCAGCGCCTCGTCCAGGTCGTGCGTGACCATGACGACGGTCTTGCCCAGGCGCCGCTGGATGCGCTTGAACTCGTCCTGGATGAAGGTCCGGTTCTGCGGATCGACCGCCCCGAAGGGCTCGTCCATCAAGAGGATGTCGGGATCGCCCGCGAGCGCCCGCGCCACGCCGACCCGTTGCCGCTGCCCGCCCGAAAGCTCTCGCGGGAAGCGGCCGAGCAAGTCGGCCGGGAGGTTGACCAGGGCGAGCATCTCCAGGACGCGCGCGTCGATCTTCTCGCGGGGCCAGCCGAGCAGGCGCGGGACCAGGGCCACGTTGTCGAAGATGCGGTAGTGCGGGAAGAGGCCGACTTCCTGGATGACGTAGCCGATGCGGCGCCGCAGCGCGATCGGCTCGAGGCCGGCGATGTCCTGCGAGCCGATGAGGATGCGGCCCGCCGTGAGCGGCAAGAGGCGGTTGATCAGCTTGAGCGTCGTGGTCTTGCCGCAGCCCGACGGACCGAGGAAGACGGTGAGCTCGCCTTCGCGCAGCTCCAGCGACACTTCGGACACGATCGTGCGGTCGCCGTAGCGCTTGGTGACCCCATCCAGGACGATCATGCCAATCCCAGCCTCCTCCCGGCCAGGCGCTGCGCCCAGGCCAGCAC
Above is a window of Candidatus Tanganyikabacteria bacterium DNA encoding:
- a CDS encoding M20/M25/M40 family metallo-hydrolase, translating into MPTLTEMDQQIAARRQDFEAAIRSGVEIPTVSMDPDRRGDIRRGAEWAAGLLRDFGAEARIVETPGHPVVHGRLATPGAKRSLAIYNHLDVQPANEPEWRSDPFKLVVDGERYIGRGATDDKGPALTALFAAAMAREAGVPLDIHFFWEFEEEIGSPHFETFLQSAPRVDSVLVSDTIWISRGKPAAPLGLRGMQTVRLVLRTGTNDAHSGLTGGPARNPVAEMCDLVAALCDAHTGEVKIPGFYDEVRQTTAEEIEGFLASGFDPKEFQRVHGFRSLRYTEAADITRRIWALPTLEVHGIAGGYQGPGVKSVIPPWAEAKLSMRLVPDMTPQRALARLTSFVVAANPDVEIHAEAALEPYLAPSGGPYVAALERAMSEGFGAEPAFVREGGSIGAVVQMQRALGCPVMFLGLSLPEHGYHAPNEFFDWQMAAGGMKAFLAYFREVAAL
- a CDS encoding N-acetyltransferase, producing the protein MNPPTNGHHPSRLNPLAVTVRAETPGDRVAIREVLQAAFGQPGEADLVDRIRQSGAFLPDLSLVADSGEGIVGHVLFSQVPVRVRMLYVQALALAPLGVRPDVQRRGVGAALVEAGLDRARRTRFPFVVVVGDPRYYTRFGFKPARPNLEANFDFPFEAFQVAELRSGSLKGLQGRVEYPPLFGQV
- a CDS encoding ABC transporter permease; its protein translation is MVDPAEVGRLAAAHLALSAAGVALSAAIAIPLGVYVTRPGRKRLADAVLAAAGMAQTIPSLAVIALAMIALGLGWAPALLALVLYGFLPVLHNTVAGFEGVPADLLEAAAGLGMSPGQILAAVEWPLALPVMLGGLRTCVVLTIGTAALAAEIGAPCLGNLIFQGVSTSSLDLTLAGAIPTALLAIGADLGLGALERRLVPAEVRA
- a CDS encoding ABC transporter ATP-binding protein; amino-acid sequence: MIVLDGVTKRYGDRTIVSEVSLELREGELTVFLGPSGCGKTTTLKLINRLLPLTAGRILIGSQDIAGLEPIALRRRIGYVIQEVGLFPHYRIFDNVALVPRLLGWPREKIDARVLEMLALVNLPADLLGRFPRELSGGQRQRVGVARALAGDPDILLMDEPFGAVDPQNRTFIQDEFKRIQRRLGKTVVMVTHDLDEALRLGDSVALFNAGRVEQSGAPADLLAEPATAFVADFLGGDRLTRLARLRCPDKLEAAAAELLAHG